The Acinonyx jubatus isolate Ajub_Pintada_27869175 chromosome D1, VMU_Ajub_asm_v1.0, whole genome shotgun sequence genome includes a window with the following:
- the FZD4 gene encoding frizzled-4, with product MAWRGSVPSVVGAPGGVDLSLRLLLLLLLLLLLVPGPARGFGDEEERRCDPIRISMCQNLGYNVTKMPNLVGHELQTDAELQLTTFTPLIQYGCSSQLQFFLCSVYVPMCTEKINIPIGPCGGMCLSVKRRCEPVLKEFGFAWPESLNCSKFPPQNDHNHMCMEGPGDEEVPLPHKTPIQPGEECHSVGTNSDQYIWVKRSLNCVLKCGYDAGLYSRSAKEFTDIWMAVWASLCFISTAFTVLTFLIDSSRFSYPERPIIFLSMCYNIYSIAYIVRLTVGRERISCDFEEAAEPVLIQEGLKNTGCAIIFLLMYFFGMASSIWWVILTLTWFLAAGLKWGHEAIEMHSSYFHIAAWAIPAVKTIVILIMRLVDADELTGLCYVGNQNLDALTGFVVAPLFTYLVIGTLFIAAGLVALFKIRSNLQKDGTKTDKLERLMVKIGVFSVLYTVPATCVIACYFYEISNWALFRYSADDSNTAVEMLKIFMSLLVGITSGMWIWSAKTLHTWQKCSNRLVNSGKVKREKRGNGWVKPGKGNETVV from the exons ATGGCCTGGCGGGGCTCAGTGCCGAGCGTCGTGGGGGCGCCCGGGGGCGTCGATCTCAGtctgcggctgctgctgctgctgctgctgctgttgctgctggtcCCGGGGCCAGCGCGAGGCTTCGGGGACGAAGAGGAGCGGCGCTGCGACCCCATCCGCATCTCCATGTGCCAGAACCTGGGCTACAACGTGACCAAGATGCCCAACCTGGTGGGGCACGAGCTGCAGACAGACGCCGAGCTGCAGCTGACAACTTTCACGCCGCTCATCCAGTACGGCTGCTCCAGCCAGCTGCAG TTCTTCCTTTGTTCGGTGTATGTGCCAATGTGCACAGAGAAGATCAACATCCCCATCGGCCCATGTGGCGGCATGTGTCTTTCGGTCAAGAGGCGCTGTGAACCTGTCCTGAAGGAATTTGGCTTTGCCTGGCCAGAGAGCCTGAACTGCAGCAAATTCCCACCCCAGAATGACCACAACCACATGTGCATGGAAGGGCCGGGTGATGAAGAGGTGCCATTACCTCACAAGACCCCCATCCAGCCTGGAGAAGAGTGCCACTCCGTAGGAACCAACTCGGATCAGTACATCTGGGTGAAAAGGAGTTTGAACTGTGTTCTCAAGTGTGGCTATGATGCTGGCTTATATAGTCGCTCGGCCAAGGAGTTCACAGATATCTGGATGGCCGTGTGGGCCAGCCTGTGCTTCATCTCCACTGCCTTCACAGTGCTGACCTTCCTGATCGATTCTTCCAGGTTTTCCTACCCTGAGCGCCCCATCATATTTCTCAGTATGTGCTATAATATTTATAGCATTGCTTATATTGTCAGGCTGACTGTAGGCCGGGAAAGGATATCCTGCGATTTTGAAGAGGCAGCAGAACCTGTTCTCATCCAAGAAGGACTTAAGAACACAGGATGTGCAATCATTTTCTTGCTGATGTACTTTTTCGGAATGGCTAGTTCCATCTGGTGGGTTATCCTGACACTTACTTGGTTTTTAGCGGCAGGACTCAAGTGGGGTCATGAAGCCATTGAAATGCACAGCTCTTATTTCCACATTGCCGCCTGGGCCATCCCTGCAGTGAAAACCATTGTCATCTTGATCATGAGACTGGTGGACGCTGATGAACTCACTGGCCTGTGCTATGTGGGAAACCAAAACCTCGATGCCCTCACAGGCTTTGTGGTGGCCCCCCTCTTCACTTACTTGGTGATAGGAACTTTGTTCATCGCTGCAGGTTTAGTGGCCTTGTTCAAAATTCGGTCCAATCTTCAAAAGGATGGGACAAAGACAGACAAGCTGGAAAGGCTGATGGTCAAGATTGGGGTCTTCTCTGTCTTGTACACGGTTCCTGCCACCTGTGTGATCGCCTGTTATTTCTATGAAATCTCCAACTGGGCGCTCTTCCGGTATTCTGCAGATGACTCCAATACAGCAGTCgaaatgttgaaaatttttatgtctttgctGGTGGGCATCACTTCAGGCATGTGGATTTGGTCTGCCAAAACTCTTCACACGTGGCAGAAGTGTTCTAACAGATTGGTGAATTCTgggaaggtgaagagagagaagcGAGGAAATGGGTGGGTGAAGCCTGGGAAAGGCAATGAAACTGTGGTATAA
- the LOC113593789 gene encoding MOB kinase activator 1A, giving the protein MSFLFSSRSSKTFKPKKNIPEGSHQYELLKHAEATLGSGNLRQAVMLPEGEDLNEWIAVNTVDFFNQINMLYGTITEFCTEASCPVMSAGPRYEYHWADGTNIKKPIKCPAPKYIDYLMTWVQDQLDDETLFPSKIGVPFPKNFMSVAKTILKRLFRVYAHIYHQHFDSVMQLQEEAHLNTSFKHFIFFVQEFNLIDRRELAPLQELIEKLGSKDR; this is encoded by the coding sequence ATGAGCTTCCTCTTCAGCAGCCGCTCTTCCAAAACGTTCAAACCAAAGAAGAATATCCCTGAGGGCTCTCATCAGTATGAACTCTTAAAACATGCAGAAGCAACTCTGGGAAGTGGGAATCTGAGACAAGCTGTTATGTTACCAGAGGGAGAGGACCTCAATGAATGGATTGCTGTTAACACTGTGGATTTCTTCAACCAGATCAACATGTTATATGGGACTATTACAGAATTCTGCACTGAAGCAAGCTGTCCAGTCATGTCTGCAGGTCCAAGATATGAATATCATTGGGCAGATGGTACCAATATTAAAAAGCCAATCAAATGTCCTGCTCCAAAATACATTGACTATTTGATGACTTGGGTTCAGGATCAGCTTGATGATGAAactctttttccttccaagattGGTGTCCCGTTTCCCAAAAACTTTATGTCTGTGGCGAAGACCATTCTAAAGCGTCTGTTCCGGGTTTATGCCCATATTTATCACCAGCACTTTGATTCTGTGATGCAGCTGCAAGAGGAGGCCCACCTCAACACCTCCTTTAAGCACTTTATCTTCTTTGTTCAGGAGTTTAATCTGATTGATAGGCGTGAGTTGGCACCTCTTCAGGAATTAATTGAGAAGCTTGGATCGAAAGACAGATAA